A DNA window from Bradyrhizobium barranii subsp. barranii contains the following coding sequences:
- a CDS encoding cell wall hydrolase: MSVLRNHPKGARFASFGIGLCIFALMPRETGYQDIASLLARQPGVAERWQKQVFSAASSIQLATYSFSRPIGTSLPQSAMVRLASLDGRDVTGAISRNPALQAPPRYQAADFPKVDRSMKGDRLASVTPTQVPETSAPSAAPAQQDPATSNSSVFGAKTAALPQIMSPESAAALDPELQEALRAPPLPQYANPPQASDAARAFAVQPLEALKQATLPDVAPRDPFRVKTSNLFFGSSSLGGNLESIESWQPGAEPLIVMPDPDMKVTAALSPPSAEIARDIESGESVAPKGEVNADNQRARSPAERLALDDKSRAKAEKCLAEAVYFESRGEAVRGQMAVAQVVMNRVFSGKYPDTVCGAVYQNKHRHLACQFTFACDNNADVIREPEMWERAKKISKAMLDGQIWLPEVGKSTHYHAYWVRPSWVAEMKKMYKTGVHTFYRPRAWGDGSEEPSWGTPAQTAALSAELAQEAKSSAEMGVTERR; the protein is encoded by the coding sequence ATGTCAGTGTTGCGTAACCATCCGAAGGGCGCGCGGTTCGCGTCCTTCGGAATCGGTCTCTGCATCTTCGCATTGATGCCGAGAGAGACCGGCTATCAGGATATCGCGTCGTTGCTGGCGCGTCAGCCCGGCGTCGCCGAGCGCTGGCAGAAGCAGGTGTTTTCCGCCGCGTCCTCGATCCAGCTCGCCACCTACAGCTTTTCCCGTCCGATCGGCACGTCGCTTCCGCAGAGCGCGATGGTTCGCCTCGCGAGCCTCGATGGTCGCGACGTCACCGGCGCGATCAGCCGCAATCCTGCGCTTCAGGCGCCGCCGCGCTACCAGGCCGCCGATTTTCCCAAGGTCGATCGCTCCATGAAGGGCGATCGCCTCGCAAGCGTCACACCCACGCAGGTTCCCGAGACGAGCGCACCATCGGCTGCGCCGGCGCAGCAAGATCCCGCGACATCGAACAGCTCGGTGTTCGGCGCCAAGACCGCCGCGTTGCCACAAATCATGTCGCCGGAGTCCGCGGCGGCGCTCGATCCTGAGCTTCAGGAAGCGCTGCGTGCGCCGCCGCTGCCGCAATATGCCAATCCGCCACAAGCCAGTGACGCGGCGCGCGCGTTCGCGGTTCAGCCGCTCGAGGCGCTGAAGCAGGCGACCCTTCCGGACGTGGCGCCGCGCGATCCCTTCCGCGTCAAGACCTCGAACCTGTTTTTCGGCAGCTCCTCGCTCGGCGGCAATCTCGAGAGCATCGAGAGCTGGCAGCCCGGCGCCGAGCCGCTGATCGTGATGCCCGACCCTGACATGAAGGTGACGGCCGCGCTGTCGCCGCCGTCGGCCGAGATCGCCAGGGACATCGAAAGCGGCGAGAGCGTCGCGCCGAAGGGCGAGGTCAACGCCGACAACCAGCGCGCCAGATCGCCGGCGGAGCGGCTCGCGCTCGACGACAAGTCGCGCGCAAAGGCCGAGAAGTGTCTCGCCGAAGCCGTCTATTTCGAATCGCGCGGCGAGGCCGTGCGTGGCCAGATGGCGGTTGCGCAAGTCGTGATGAACCGCGTCTTCTCCGGCAAATATCCGGACACCGTGTGCGGCGCGGTCTATCAGAACAAGCACCGCCATTTGGCGTGTCAGTTCACCTTCGCCTGCGACAACAATGCCGACGTGATCCGCGAGCCCGAGATGTGGGAGCGCGCGAAAAAGATTTCGAAGGCGATGCTCGACGGTCAGATCTGGCTGCCCGAAGTGGGCAAGTCCACGCACTACCACGCCTACTGGGTGCGTCCGTCCTGGGTCGCCGAGATGAAGAAGATGTACAAGACCGGCGTCCACACCTTCTATCGCCCGCGCGCCTGGGGCGACGGCAGCGAAGAACCGAGCTGGGGCACCCCGGCCCAGACTGCGGCACTCTCCGCCGAGCTCGCCCAGGAAGCCAAGAGCTCCGCCGAGATGGGTGTGACCGAGCGAAGGTAA
- the nadC gene encoding carboxylating nicotinate-nucleotide diphosphorylase — translation MITPTSLLYPDTFLSPLAIDEAVHRALDEDLGRAGDITSLATIPEATKAQAILVARQSGVIAGLPLALATLQKLSSDIEVRAHVRDAARVARGQHVLTITGPARAILTAERTALNFVGRLSGVATLTADYVARTEGTTMRICCTRKTTPGLRALEKYAVRCGGGFNHRFGLDDAILIKDNHIAVAGGIRPVLERARAHAGHLVKIEIEVDTLAQLREVLGAGLADAVLLDNMDLATLREAVRLNEGRLELEASGGVTLESIAAIAATGVDYASAGALTHSAPNFDCALDIEA, via the coding sequence ATGATCACCCCGACGTCACTGCTCTATCCCGACACCTTCCTGTCGCCGCTTGCGATCGATGAGGCCGTGCATCGCGCGCTCGACGAGGATCTCGGCCGCGCCGGCGACATCACCTCGCTTGCGACGATCCCGGAGGCGACCAAGGCGCAGGCGATCCTGGTCGCGCGCCAGTCCGGCGTGATCGCCGGCCTGCCGCTGGCGCTGGCGACGCTGCAAAAGCTCTCATCCGATATCGAGGTGCGCGCACATGTCCGCGACGCCGCACGGGTTGCCCGCGGCCAGCACGTGCTGACGATCACGGGCCCGGCGCGCGCCATCCTCACGGCGGAGCGGACCGCGTTGAATTTCGTCGGCCGGCTATCAGGCGTCGCGACGCTCACGGCCGACTACGTCGCGCGGACCGAAGGCACGACAATGCGCATCTGCTGCACGCGCAAGACCACGCCGGGATTGCGCGCGCTGGAGAAATACGCCGTGCGCTGCGGCGGCGGCTTCAACCACCGCTTCGGGCTCGACGATGCGATCCTGATCAAGGACAACCACATCGCGGTCGCCGGCGGCATCCGCCCGGTTCTGGAGCGCGCCCGCGCCCATGCCGGTCATCTCGTCAAGATCGAGATCGAGGTCGATACGCTCGCGCAATTGCGCGAGGTGCTCGGCGCCGGGCTCGCCGACGCCGTGCTGCTCGACAACATGGACCTTGCGACGCTGCGCGAGGCGGTGCGGCTCAACGAGGGGCGCCTCGAGCTGGAGGCATCCGGCGGCGTCACGCTGGAGTCGATCGCGGCCATCGCGGCGACCGGCGTCGATTACGCCTCGGCCGGCGCGCTAACGCATTCGGCGCCGAATTTCGACTGCGCGCTGGATATCGAGGCGTGA
- a CDS encoding L-aspartate oxidase, with the protein MQDNIHNLTRSTDDVVIVGGGLAGLFCALKLAPRPVTLISAAPLGQGASSAWAQGGIAAAVAEGDSPEAHAADTIAVGGGLVDEAVALGIAREAAPRIHDLLAYGVPFDRDLEGKLAVGREAAHSARRIVHVRGDGAGAAIIAALSEAVRRTPSIRLIEGFVAEALLTEDGAVTGLQLREAGNPAARPLLLASRAVVLATGGLGHLYAVTTNPLEASGSGLAIAARAGAVIADPEFVQFHPTAIMAGRDPAPLATEALRGEGATLINGDGERFMTALHPLAELAPRDIVARGVFAEIAAGRGAFLDARQALGARFADKFPTVHASCIAAGIDPATQAIPIAPAAHYHMGGIAVDERGRSSIDGLWAGGEVSSTGAHGANRLASNSLLEAVVYAARIADDIAGRAIPSPARLPDALVTSRGGMTDAAAVKRLRTMMSAHVGVIRSSDGLAEAVRSFAAVERGPASVVLRNMAASALLVATSAWSRRESRGAHFRSDHPADVPTLAQRTMTTLTEAREIAESLSERPLPRTARPMIA; encoded by the coding sequence ATGCAAGACAACATCCACAATCTCACCCGCAGCACCGATGACGTCGTCATCGTCGGCGGTGGCCTCGCCGGACTCTTTTGTGCACTGAAGCTCGCGCCGCGGCCGGTAACGCTGATCTCGGCCGCTCCGCTCGGACAGGGCGCATCATCCGCCTGGGCGCAAGGCGGCATCGCTGCGGCCGTGGCCGAAGGCGATAGCCCGGAGGCGCACGCCGCTGACACCATCGCCGTCGGCGGCGGCCTCGTCGACGAGGCGGTCGCACTCGGCATCGCGCGCGAGGCCGCGCCTCGGATTCACGATTTACTCGCCTATGGCGTGCCGTTCGACCGCGACCTCGAAGGCAAGCTCGCGGTCGGCCGCGAGGCCGCGCATTCGGCGCGGCGCATCGTGCATGTGCGCGGCGACGGGGCCGGAGCCGCGATCATCGCGGCACTAAGCGAAGCTGTGCGCCGCACGCCATCGATCCGACTGATCGAAGGCTTCGTTGCGGAAGCGCTGTTGACCGAGGACGGCGCGGTCACGGGTCTTCAATTGCGCGAGGCCGGCAATCCCGCTGCACGTCCGCTCCTGCTTGCCTCTCGCGCGGTGGTGCTGGCGACCGGTGGCCTCGGCCATCTCTATGCCGTCACCACCAACCCGCTCGAAGCCAGCGGCTCGGGCCTTGCGATCGCCGCGCGCGCTGGTGCAGTCATCGCCGATCCCGAGTTCGTGCAGTTCCATCCGACCGCCATCATGGCCGGGCGCGATCCGGCGCCGCTGGCAACGGAGGCGCTGCGCGGCGAAGGGGCAACGCTGATCAACGGCGATGGCGAACGTTTCATGACGGCGCTCCATCCGCTCGCAGAGCTCGCTCCGCGCGACATCGTGGCCCGCGGCGTGTTCGCCGAGATCGCGGCCGGGCGTGGTGCCTTTCTCGATGCCCGGCAGGCGCTCGGTGCGCGCTTCGCCGACAAGTTCCCGACCGTGCATGCAAGCTGCATCGCTGCCGGCATCGATCCCGCCACGCAGGCTATCCCGATCGCGCCGGCGGCGCATTACCACATGGGCGGCATTGCGGTGGATGAGCGCGGCCGCAGCTCGATCGACGGGCTCTGGGCCGGCGGCGAAGTGTCGTCCACCGGCGCGCATGGCGCCAACCGGCTGGCGTCGAATTCGCTCTTGGAGGCGGTGGTCTACGCCGCCCGCATCGCCGACGACATCGCCGGCCGCGCCATCCCCTCGCCTGCCCGCCTTCCCGATGCGTTGGTGACGTCGCGTGGCGGCATGACGGACGCTGCCGCCGTGAAGCGGTTGCGAACGATGATGAGCGCGCATGTCGGCGTGATCCGCAGCAGTGACGGGCTTGCGGAGGCCGTGCGCAGCTTCGCCGCAGTCGAACGCGGGCCCGCAAGCGTCGTTCTCCGCAACATGGCGGCGTCAGCCTTGCTCGTCGCGACTTCCGCCTGGAGCCGGCGCGAAAGCCGCGGCGCGCATTTCCGCTCCGACCATCCGGCGGATGTCCCCACGCTAGCACAGAGAACGATGACGACGCTCACGGAGGCACGTGAGATCGCGGAGAGCCTGAGCGAGCGTCCGCTGCCACGCACCGCCCGACCGATGATCGCCTGA
- the nadA gene encoding quinolinate synthase NadA, with the protein MPITGIYGPDDFANRPQGQVPAPPRAIPARTGPALPKPSLEWTADVERATAPLYERVKHVIPPIEWPLMAPTIKAINELKQARGAVILAHNYQAPEIFHCVADIGGDSLQLAIEATKVKADIIVQCGVHFMAETSKLLNPDKMVLIPDARAGCSLADSITGADVRLLREKFPGVPVVAYVNTSAEVKAEVDICCTSSNAVQVVESLNAPTVIFLPDRYLATYVASKTDVKIIAWKGACEVHERFTGEELRAYREADPSVQIIAHPECPPDVLAEADFTGSTAHMINWVRERRPRRLVMITECSMADNVRAELPDVEMLRPCNLCPHMKRITLANILNSLLTLGEQVTIDPALAERARRSVERMINLKN; encoded by the coding sequence ATGCCCATCACTGGAATTTACGGCCCCGACGACTTTGCCAACCGGCCGCAGGGCCAAGTCCCCGCCCCTCCTCGCGCCATACCAGCGCGAACCGGCCCCGCGCTGCCGAAGCCCTCACTGGAATGGACTGCGGACGTCGAGCGGGCCACTGCGCCGCTCTATGAGCGCGTGAAGCACGTCATCCCCCCGATCGAGTGGCCGCTGATGGCGCCGACGATCAAGGCGATCAACGAGCTGAAGCAGGCCCGCGGCGCCGTCATCCTCGCGCACAACTACCAGGCGCCGGAGATCTTTCATTGCGTCGCCGATATCGGCGGCGACTCGCTTCAGCTCGCGATCGAAGCGACCAAGGTGAAGGCGGACATCATCGTGCAATGCGGCGTGCACTTCATGGCGGAGACGTCAAAGCTGCTCAACCCGGACAAGATGGTATTGATCCCGGACGCGCGCGCCGGCTGCTCGCTCGCGGACAGCATCACGGGCGCGGACGTTCGCCTGCTCCGCGAGAAATTTCCCGGCGTGCCTGTCGTCGCCTATGTCAACACGTCGGCGGAAGTAAAGGCGGAGGTCGACATCTGCTGCACCTCGTCGAACGCGGTGCAAGTGGTCGAGAGCCTGAACGCACCGACCGTGATCTTCCTGCCCGATCGCTACCTTGCAACGTATGTCGCCTCGAAGACCGACGTGAAGATCATCGCCTGGAAGGGCGCCTGCGAGGTGCACGAGCGCTTTACCGGCGAGGAGCTGCGCGCCTATCGCGAGGCCGACCCGTCGGTGCAGATCATCGCGCATCCCGAATGTCCGCCTGATGTGCTGGCGGAAGCCGATTTCACCGGCTCGACCGCGCACATGATCAACTGGGTGCGCGAGCGGCGGCCGCGGCGGCTCGTCATGATCACGGAATGCTCGATGGCCGACAATGTCCGCGCCGAGCTGCCCGATGTGGAGATGCTGCGCCCCTGCAATCTCTGCCCGCACATGAAGCGCATCACGCTCGCCAACATTCTGAACAGCCTGCTCACGCTTGGCGAGCAGGTCACGATCGATCCCGCGCTCGCGGAACGCGCGCGGCGCTCGGTCGAGCGGATGATCAATCTGAAGAATTGA
- a CDS encoding MFS transporter has translation MSTQAGELGPVSRSSSWRTPAIIILCGCAIGMLGFGPRSALGFFVQPMSHEFAWGRDVFGLAIAFQNLLWGLGQPLAGAVADRFGLFRVMCVGALLYAGGLLLMRYSSTPLSLNIGAGVMVGFGLAGCSFNLVLSAFTKLLPAEKRGLALGAGTAAGSFGQFLFAPIGVALIDNFGWQQALTVFGFLMLLIIPLSLALSTPPVATTANATPADEQTFTKALAEAFGHRSYVLLVLGFFTCGFQLAFITVHLPAFLVDRGISTQTGGWVIAAIGLFNIMGSLSVGYLQNSLPKRYILSAIYFTRALATLAFISFPITPFSAIAFGAVSGLTWLSTVPPTSALVALMFGTRWLATLYGFAFVSHQVGGFLGVWLGGIVFEKFGSYTPIWWLSILFGVLSALINLPIVEKPVQRAVAQPA, from the coding sequence ATGTCCACTCAAGCGGGCGAGCTCGGTCCGGTCTCGCGTTCCTCCTCCTGGCGCACCCCGGCGATCATCATTCTCTGCGGCTGTGCGATCGGCATGCTCGGCTTCGGCCCGCGCTCGGCGCTTGGCTTCTTCGTGCAGCCGATGAGCCACGAATTCGCCTGGGGCCGCGACGTGTTCGGCCTCGCGATCGCTTTCCAGAATTTGCTGTGGGGATTGGGCCAGCCCCTCGCCGGCGCGGTCGCCGATCGCTTCGGCCTGTTCCGGGTGATGTGCGTCGGCGCGCTGCTTTACGCCGGCGGCCTGCTGCTGATGCGCTATTCCTCGACGCCGCTGTCGCTGAACATCGGCGCAGGTGTCATGGTCGGCTTCGGTCTCGCCGGCTGTTCGTTCAACTTGGTGCTGTCGGCCTTCACCAAGCTGTTGCCGGCGGAGAAGCGCGGCCTCGCGCTCGGTGCCGGCACTGCGGCGGGCTCGTTCGGCCAATTCCTGTTCGCGCCGATCGGCGTCGCACTGATCGACAATTTCGGCTGGCAGCAGGCGCTCACCGTGTTCGGCTTCCTGATGCTGCTGATCATCCCGCTGTCGCTGGCACTCTCGACGCCGCCGGTCGCAACCACGGCCAATGCGACGCCAGCGGATGAGCAGACCTTCACGAAAGCGCTCGCCGAAGCCTTCGGCCATCGCTCCTATGTGTTGCTGGTGCTCGGCTTCTTCACCTGTGGCTTCCAGCTCGCCTTCATCACTGTGCATCTGCCGGCGTTCCTGGTCGATCGCGGCATCTCGACGCAAACCGGCGGCTGGGTGATCGCGGCGATCGGCCTGTTCAACATCATGGGATCGCTGAGCGTCGGCTATCTCCAGAACTCGCTGCCCAAGCGCTACATCCTCTCCGCGATTTATTTCACGCGTGCGCTTGCGACGCTCGCCTTCATCTCGTTCCCGATCACGCCGTTCTCAGCAATCGCATTCGGTGCGGTCTCCGGTCTGACCTGGCTGTCGACGGTGCCGCCGACCTCGGCGCTGGTGGCGCTGATGTTCGGCACGCGCTGGCTCGCCACGCTCTACGGCTTCGCCTTCGTCAGCCATCAGGTCGGCGGCTTCCTCGGCGTCTGGCTCGGCGGCATCGTGTTCGAAAAGTTCGGTTCCTATACGCCGATCTGGTGGCTCTCGATCCTGTTCGGCGTGCTGTCCGCGCTGATCAATCTTCCGATCGTCGAGAAACCGGTTCAGCGAGCGGTTGCGCAGCCTGCCTGA
- the acuI gene encoding acrylyl-CoA reductase (NADPH), which yields MATFKAIRIDKADKGTTAALTQFDDAELMDGDVTVRVEWSTLNYKDGLALTGKAPVVRRFPMIAGIDFAGTVETSAHPQWKAGDKVVCTGWGMGETHLGAYAEKARVKGDWLVALPQGLSARDAMAIGTAGFTAMLSVLALEKHGLSPKSGPVVVTGAAGGVGSVATAVLSKLGYHVIASTGRASEADYLKEIGAAEIIDRNELSAAAKPLAKERWAGGVDSVGSTTLANLLSMTKYGGAIAACGLAAGMDLPSSVAPFILRGVCLLGIDSVMCPIEPRKAAWQRLASDLDRTKLSEITHEIPLEEVSEWGAKILAGQVRGRIVVKIV from the coding sequence GTGGCCACATTCAAGGCGATCCGGATCGACAAGGCGGACAAGGGCACCACCGCCGCACTCACGCAGTTCGACGACGCCGAACTGATGGACGGTGATGTCACGGTCCGCGTGGAATGGTCGACGCTGAACTACAAGGACGGCCTCGCGCTCACCGGCAAGGCGCCGGTGGTGCGCCGCTTCCCGATGATCGCCGGCATCGATTTCGCCGGCACGGTTGAAACCTCCGCCCATCCGCAATGGAAGGCGGGCGACAAGGTCGTCTGCACCGGTTGGGGCATGGGCGAGACCCATCTCGGCGCCTATGCCGAGAAGGCGCGGGTCAAGGGCGACTGGCTGGTCGCCTTGCCGCAGGGCCTGTCGGCGCGTGACGCCATGGCGATCGGCACCGCCGGCTTCACCGCGATGCTGTCTGTGCTGGCGCTGGAGAAGCACGGCCTGTCGCCGAAGAGCGGCCCTGTGGTGGTGACGGGCGCGGCCGGCGGCGTCGGCTCGGTCGCCACCGCCGTGCTCTCGAAGCTCGGTTATCACGTCATCGCCTCGACCGGCCGCGCCTCGGAAGCCGACTATTTGAAAGAGATCGGTGCGGCCGAGATCATCGACCGCAATGAATTGTCGGCGGCGGCCAAGCCCCTCGCCAAGGAGCGCTGGGCCGGCGGCGTCGACAGCGTCGGCTCGACCACGCTCGCGAATCTCCTGTCGATGACGAAGTATGGCGGCGCGATCGCGGCGTGCGGCCTGGCGGCCGGCATGGACCTGCCGTCTTCTGTCGCACCCTTCATTTTGCGCGGGGTGTGCCTTCTCGGCATCGATTCCGTGATGTGCCCGATCGAGCCGCGGAAAGCCGCCTGGCAGCGTCTGGCCTCGGATCTGGATCGGACAAAACTATCTGAAATTACTCATGAAATTCCGCTCGAAGAAGTTTCGGAATGGGGCGCGAAAATCCTCGCCGGCCAGGTCCGCGGCCGCATCGTGGTAAAAATTGTCTAA
- a CDS encoding DUF6894 family protein: protein MSLYFFRISTGRYSGAADQPYEFEDRAAAWAEMSEVCANLLGSIARNLKPNAKWSMELLDENKKPVFRVSLVGETVC, encoded by the coding sequence ATGTCGCTGTATTTCTTTCGCATCAGCACCGGTCGTTATTCCGGCGCCGCCGACCAGCCGTACGAGTTCGAGGATCGCGCCGCCGCCTGGGCCGAGATGAGCGAGGTCTGCGCCAACCTGCTCGGCAGCATCGCGCGCAACCTGAAGCCGAACGCGAAGTGGAGCATGGAGCTGCTCGACGAGAACAAGAAGCCGGTCTTCCGCGTCAGCCTGGTCGGTGAGACCGTGTGCTGA
- a CDS encoding methyl-accepting chemotaxis protein, with product MMFIQNLRIGTKLAVTSALTIALVALMIVLQMNGDAAVQKLSNGASGQQSIAQSAAEAKASVRGMQIGIRDILSSTSPAELQKAVTYFNDRQTAALKFADEMAKLSRSPENHKRIDRLVVLVGNFSKGQQQIEAIRKQELALSAKKDGEAAAPLAKLVAEVDRIRKEMLAPINEEISELTNEIINFAKQKSAEARTEAEAEAASVARTSFVAGVLVALVLIGACIFSVFSIARPMRALTAAMEKLAGGDFSVVLPGLGRKDEVGEVAGAVEKFKIVSEQKAREDAEAKSRQDQLAAEQRKSEMRRLADSFEGAVGEIVGTVSSASTELEASATTLTSTAERTQQLTTVVAAASEEASTNVQSVASATEELSSSITEISRQVQESARVASEAVGQARTTTDRVSELSKAATRIGDVVELINTIAGQTNLLALNATIEAARAGEAGRGFAVVASEVKALAEQTAKATGEIGQQIASIQAATEHSVGAIRDISDTIEKLSEISSAIAAAVEEQGAATQEISRNVQQAAEGTHQVSSNITDVQRGASETGSASSQVLAAAQSLSGDSNRLKLEVGKFLGIVRAA from the coding sequence ATGATGTTCATTCAGAACCTGCGAATTGGCACCAAGCTCGCTGTGACCTCGGCACTCACCATCGCGCTCGTCGCGCTGATGATCGTCCTCCAGATGAACGGCGACGCTGCGGTTCAGAAGCTCAGCAATGGGGCATCGGGGCAGCAGTCGATCGCGCAAAGCGCCGCGGAAGCCAAGGCGTCGGTCCGCGGGATGCAGATCGGCATTCGTGACATCCTGAGCTCCACGTCGCCGGCCGAGTTGCAGAAGGCCGTCACCTATTTCAACGATCGGCAGACCGCGGCCCTGAAATTCGCGGACGAGATGGCGAAGCTGTCGCGCTCGCCGGAGAATCACAAGCGGATCGACCGCCTGGTCGTGTTGGTCGGCAATTTCAGCAAGGGGCAACAGCAGATCGAAGCGATCCGCAAGCAGGAGCTCGCCCTGAGCGCGAAGAAGGACGGCGAGGCGGCAGCACCGCTCGCAAAGCTCGTGGCCGAGGTCGACCGCATCCGCAAGGAGATGCTGGCGCCGATCAACGAAGAGATATCGGAGCTGACCAACGAGATCATCAACTTTGCCAAGCAGAAGAGTGCCGAAGCCCGCACCGAAGCCGAAGCTGAGGCCGCGTCCGTTGCGCGGACCTCGTTCGTCGCTGGCGTGCTGGTCGCGCTGGTTCTGATCGGGGCCTGCATCTTCTCCGTCTTCAGCATTGCGCGGCCGATGCGCGCATTGACGGCGGCGATGGAGAAGCTCGCCGGCGGCGATTTCTCCGTGGTGCTGCCGGGCCTCGGCCGCAAGGACGAGGTCGGCGAAGTCGCCGGTGCCGTCGAGAAATTCAAGATCGTATCTGAACAGAAGGCGCGAGAGGACGCGGAAGCCAAGTCGCGGCAGGATCAGCTCGCGGCCGAGCAGCGCAAGTCCGAGATGCGCAGGCTCGCCGACAGCTTCGAAGGCGCCGTCGGCGAGATCGTCGGTACGGTGTCATCGGCTTCCACGGAGCTTGAAGCATCCGCCACCACGCTCACCTCGACCGCGGAGCGCACGCAGCAGCTCACCACCGTGGTCGCGGCGGCCTCCGAAGAGGCCTCCACCAACGTGCAGTCGGTGGCGTCGGCAACGGAGGAGCTGTCGTCGTCGATCACCGAGATCAGCCGTCAGGTGCAGGAATCTGCGCGCGTCGCCAGCGAGGCGGTCGGCCAGGCCCGCACCACGACCGACCGTGTCAGCGAGCTGTCGAAGGCGGCGACGCGGATCGGCGACGTCGTGGAGCTGATCAACACCATCGCCGGCCAGACCAACCTGCTGGCGCTCAACGCCACGATCGAGGCCGCCCGCGCCGGCGAAGCGGGCCGCGGTTTTGCCGTGGTCGCCTCTGAAGTGAAGGCGCTCGCCGAGCAGACCGCGAAGGCGACCGGCGAGATCGGCCAGCAGATCGCCAGCATTCAGGCCGCGACCGAGCATTCGGTCGGCGCCATCAGGGACATCAGCGACACCATCGAGAAGTTGTCGGAGATCTCCTCGGCGATCGCGGCTGCGGTCGAAGAGCAGGGTGCCGCGACGCAGGAAATCTCCCGCAACGTGCAGCAGGCGGCGGAAGGCACCCATCAAGTGTCGTCCAACATCACCGACGTGCAGCGCGGCGCGAGCGAGACCGGCTCGGCGTCCTCGCAGGTGTTGGCGGCGGCGCAGTCGCTGTCCGGCGACAGCAATCGCCTCAAGCTCGAGGTCGGCAAGTTCCTGGGTATCGTTCGCGCGGCCTGA